The Lycium ferocissimum isolate CSIRO_LF1 chromosome 1, AGI_CSIRO_Lferr_CH_V1, whole genome shotgun sequence genome includes a region encoding these proteins:
- the LOC132064104 gene encoding uncharacterized protein LOC132064104: MPKWTNPLNHLAYGDDIIIFTSADTESLKSIVGVLRMYEQSSGQLANRAKSFYYMYAKVDNELVQTVGTIIGFRRGQFPFTYLGCPITHSRKKEVFYAEMIKKVKSRILSWKGKLLYFGEKATLIKSVMQSIPIHLISVIVLPKCVIHEIPKIFAKYFWSNKVEAKSTHWSAW; this comes from the coding sequence ATGCCTAAATGGACCAATCCGCTAAACCATTTAGCATATGGTGATGATATTATCATATTTACATCTGCTGATACAGAATCGCTAAAGAGCATAGTGGGGGTGTTGAGGATGTATGAGCAGTCATCTGGCCAGCTTGCAAACAGGGCTAAAAGTTTCTATTACATGTATGCAAAAGTTGATAATGAACTGGTGCAAACAGTGGGCACAATAATAGGATTTCGTAGGGGTCAATTTCCTTTTACTTATCTGGGTTGTCCCATTACccattcaagaaagaaagaggtgTTTTATGCAGAAATGATTAAGAAGGTGAAGAGTAGAATTTTATCTTGGAAAGGGAAATTACTATATTTTGGAGAAAAAGCTACTCTAATCAAAAGTGTAATGCAGAGTATACCAATTCACCTTATTTCAGTGATAGTCCTTCCTAAATGTGTTATTCATGAAATTCCCAAGATTTTTGCTAAATATTTCTGGAGTAATAAAGTGGAGGCAAAGAGTACACATTGGTCTGCTTGGTAA